A window of Candidatus Dojkabacteria bacterium contains these coding sequences:
- a CDS encoding S41 family peptidase, whose translation MEVCKIVFENSIFAEGLVEHALQRDVVEMASSDGGYYTALEHILSALRKQGDNHSYLSSVGQFEQPNSEASQPKAEFISSCGYIEVPGISGFDESEFTLYIERLRGYIKEMDEMGVEGWIIDLRSNNGGNMQPMIAGIGELFDSEVLGYFISKGGKRYTWGFRGGYYLYNNVVGIGARAMHGIGRKPIALLVGSATASSGEMVLVSFMGNSNTRTFGNHSAGYLTGVTPFKLPCGRILGLATAQVADRNGTVQSGVINPDVVCDEDNALALAIKWIRTQE comes from the coding sequence TTGGAGGTCTGTAAAATTGTATTTGAGAACTCTATTTTTGCAGAAGGGTTGGTTGAGCATGCCCTGCAAAGAGATGTTGTCGAGATGGCTTCTTCAGATGGCGGTTATTATACAGCTCTTGAACACATTCTATCTGCACTTAGGAAGCAAGGAGACAATCACTCCTACCTTAGTTCGGTAGGGCAGTTTGAGCAGCCAAACAGTGAGGCATCTCAACCCAAAGCAGAGTTTATAAGTAGCTGTGGCTATATAGAAGTGCCGGGCATATCAGGCTTTGATGAAAGTGAGTTTACTCTCTATATTGAAAGATTGCGTGGGTATATCAAAGAAATGGACGAGATGGGTGTCGAGGGGTGGATTATAGATCTTAGGTCAAATAATGGGGGTAACATGCAGCCCATGATTGCGGGGATTGGGGAACTTTTTGATTCAGAGGTCTTAGGATACTTTATCTCAAAGGGAGGGAAGCGTTATACTTGGGGGTTCCGTGGTGGGTACTATTTGTACAATAATGTCGTGGGGATAGGTGCGCGTGCTATGCATGGCATTGGGAGAAAGCCGATTGCGCTGCTTGTGGGAAGTGCTACAGCCAGTTCTGGTGAAATGGTATTGGTCTCATTTATGGGAAATAGTAATACGCGGACGTTTGGTAATCATAGTGCAGGTTATCTCACCGGAGTAACCCCATTTAAATTGCCCTGTGGGAGGATACTTGGGCTCGCGACAGCTCAAGTTGCAGATAGAAATGGCACGGTTCAGAGCGGGGTTATTAATCCGGATGTGGTGTGCGACGAAGATAATGCACTGGCACTGGCGATTAAATGGATAAGGACACAAGAGTAG
- the rpsT gene encoding 30S ribosomal protein S20, producing MANIKASLKSIRRTKTETVYNSRLKNRYRRAIKKYNTLLEQNDFEAAQQYLPKVYKLLDKAAKRNIMNKNSASRKKSRLTVKLNRLSALDVEATATNS from the coding sequence ATGGCAAATATTAAGGCCTCCCTTAAATCAATCCGAAGAACAAAGACAGAAACTGTCTATAACTCAAGGTTGAAAAATCGATACAGAAGGGCTATAAAGAAATATAATACTCTTCTTGAGCAGAATGATTTTGAAGCTGCTCAGCAGTATCTACCAAAGGTATACAAGCTTCTAGACAAAGCGGCAAAGAGGAATATTATGAACAAAAACAGTGCCTCGAGGAAGAAATCAAGGCTAACTGTCAAACTTAATCGATTGTCTGCCCTTGATGTCGAAGCTACTGCTACAAATTCTTAA
- a CDS encoding 5'-3' exonuclease H3TH domain-containing protein has product MAKTPTVLAIDANAIVHRAFHAFPPNLTTTTGLQVNAVYGFTAMLLSVLEQFEPEYIFCAFDTPKPTFRHTKYVEYKAQRKPVDKSLTDQFPVVEEVLNAFNIPIIKKDGFEADDILGTVAKWVDSGKWQDYGVELVIVSGDRDLLQLITPKVRIALPAGSFKNLLLYDAETTYKRYGYYPEQVIDYKAIVGDASDNIPGIKGIGDKSALEMLGLYKSLEGIYENIDKLKPRQQKLLAEGVEQAQFSRELATIDQAVDLDLTLEASTLRDFNREEVISLFGRLEFRSLVNKIPQSSRTDEGGDQLGIFGETKSSGESKESSEATESLSDEFNEIHEVNEDELVKKVDEAAQVYLLALSGKWVVATVDKSGELSGLILEGEGRETLLSDLMRKLVVTPCETIIHNSEALFAVQGADVDFDSVSCSFIDLKLAAFHMSSGLRDYSLTSLIFNEVGKNLHEEVNNFQDAVRLVYYSKKLARSLQRKDG; this is encoded by the coding sequence ATGGCTAAAACTCCAACAGTATTGGCAATCGATGCAAATGCAATAGTCCACAGGGCTTTTCACGCCTTTCCTCCAAATCTGACTACTACTACCGGGTTGCAGGTGAATGCTGTATACGGATTTACCGCAATGCTCCTGAGCGTTCTTGAGCAGTTTGAGCCTGAATATATTTTTTGCGCATTCGATACCCCCAAGCCGACATTCCGTCATACAAAGTATGTTGAATATAAAGCTCAAAGGAAGCCTGTTGATAAATCGCTAACCGATCAGTTTCCAGTAGTAGAAGAGGTGTTAAATGCATTTAATATTCCGATAATTAAAAAGGATGGGTTTGAGGCGGATGATATATTGGGGACAGTCGCCAAGTGGGTGGATAGTGGAAAGTGGCAAGATTATGGCGTGGAGTTGGTAATTGTGTCGGGTGATAGGGATCTTTTGCAGCTTATTACGCCGAAGGTTCGTATTGCTCTGCCGGCGGGGAGCTTTAAAAATCTGCTTCTTTATGATGCCGAGACTACATATAAGAGGTATGGCTACTACCCTGAGCAGGTGATCGATTATAAGGCTATTGTAGGTGATGCTTCTGATAATATCCCAGGGATCAAGGGTATTGGCGATAAGAGCGCTCTTGAGATGCTTGGGTTGTATAAGTCGCTTGAGGGGATCTATGAAAATATCGATAAACTTAAGCCAAGGCAGCAGAAGCTGCTGGCTGAGGGGGTGGAGCAGGCGCAATTTAGTCGTGAGTTAGCCACAATTGACCAGGCGGTTGATCTGGATCTGACTCTGGAGGCTTCTACATTACGCGATTTTAATCGTGAAGAGGTAATCTCTCTCTTTGGGCGGTTGGAGTTTAGATCGCTGGTCAATAAAATTCCTCAGTCATCGCGAACGGATGAAGGTGGGGATCAGCTAGGTATATTTGGTGAGACTAAAAGTAGCGGCGAGTCTAAGGAAAGTAGTGAGGCCACGGAATCTTTGAGTGACGAGTTTAATGAAATTCATGAAGTTAATGAAGATGAATTGGTAAAGAAGGTGGATGAAGCTGCTCAAGTGTACCTTCTTGCTCTGTCTGGGAAGTGGGTGGTAGCAACTGTGGATAAATCGGGAGAACTTTCAGGGTTAATCTTGGAGGGGGAGGGTCGTGAAACCCTGTTAAGTGATCTCATGCGAAAATTGGTCGTGACGCCCTGTGAAACTATAATTCACAACAGCGAGGCACTTTTTGCAGTTCAGGGTGCTGACGTAGATTTCGACAGTGTAAGCTGCAGCTTTATTGACCTGAAATTGGCAGCCTTCCATATGTCATCTGGATTGCGTGACTACAGCCTTACTTCATTAATTTTTAATGAAGTGGGCAAGAATTTGCATGAAGAGGTCAATAATTTTCAGGATGCGGTCCGACTTGTCTACTATTCAAAAAAGCTTGCTCGGAGCTTACAACGAAAAGATGGGTAG
- a CDS encoding DNA polymerase, with product MNCKSRVDLLQKTVFEAVGHEFNLNSPKQLGEVLFDELHLPGGGRAKSTREEVLLTLKEMHPAIESILQYREAAKVLGTYVNPFEEIMKSAEDGRIHTDFVQTGASSGRFSSLNPNLQNIPARGDLAEKVRKFFIPGDGFCLASFDYSQIEYRIVADASNDPVLIKYFDEGLDIHRNTASKLFKVSAEEVTSKQRNVGKTVNFGILYGQSKFGLSRMLGISPEEADLYIKTYYQTYAGVAEYMNRAVQEAQSRGYVESMFGRRRYMSGLNSANSRIMNAAVREAINMPMQGSAADIMKLAMVGIQREIDKEWGEKVFLLLQIHDEFVLEIEKGVVEEVAKKIEEIMENCVKMSLPLKVGWGYGDNWAEIKE from the coding sequence TTGAACTGCAAGAGCAGGGTCGATCTGCTGCAGAAAACTGTATTTGAAGCTGTCGGTCATGAGTTTAACCTCAATTCTCCTAAGCAATTGGGAGAGGTGCTGTTTGATGAGCTACACCTCCCAGGTGGTGGCAGGGCGAAGAGCACACGCGAAGAGGTGCTGCTTACATTGAAAGAGATGCACCCAGCGATTGAGTCAATTCTTCAATATCGTGAAGCTGCAAAAGTGCTCGGCACCTATGTAAACCCGTTTGAGGAGATAATGAAAAGCGCCGAGGATGGACGAATCCATACTGACTTTGTGCAGACAGGGGCATCTTCAGGACGCTTCTCATCCTTAAATCCCAACCTGCAAAATATCCCAGCCAGAGGTGATCTCGCTGAGAAGGTGAGGAAATTCTTTATCCCTGGTGATGGATTTTGCCTAGCCTCATTTGACTATTCACAGATCGAGTATCGAATTGTCGCTGATGCATCAAATGACCCAGTACTGATCAAGTACTTCGATGAAGGGCTTGATATTCATAGAAATACGGCGTCGAAGCTGTTTAAGGTCTCGGCAGAAGAGGTGACTTCAAAGCAGCGAAATGTCGGCAAGACTGTAAACTTCGGTATCTTGTATGGTCAGTCAAAGTTTGGGCTCTCTCGAATGCTTGGTATCTCTCCCGAAGAGGCAGATCTATACATCAAGACCTACTATCAGACCTATGCAGGTGTGGCTGAATATATGAATCGTGCAGTTCAGGAGGCGCAATCGCGAGGCTATGTTGAGTCGATGTTTGGCAGGCGCAGATATATGAGTGGGCTAAACTCGGCAAATAGCCGCATCATGAATGCTGCCGTACGCGAGGCAATCAATATGCCGATGCAGGGAAGTGCAGCGGATATTATGAAGTTGGCGATGGTCGGAATCCAGCGTGAGATCGATAAGGAGTGGGGTGAGAAAGTATTCCTGCTACTGCAGATCCACGACGAGTTTGTGCTGGAGATTGAGAAGGGTGTCGTGGAAGAGGTCGCCAAGAAGATTGAGGAGATTATGGAAAATTGCGTGAAGATGAGCCTGCCGTTGAAAGTGGGGTGGGGGTATGGTGATAATTGGGCCGAGATAAAGGAGTAG
- the efp gene encoding elongation factor P, translated as MAMTDNLVKGIYLMIDGNIHLVVERKYKTQGRQGGLIILEMKNLSNGHNVSKTVKAGTKFETVTPEHKEMQYLYKDDESCYFMDTGSFETIAVAADFVGDYAQFMKEGDKYVVQFYENKPLSIRTNPTVELKVTESVDAVRGNTANAATKLVTTETGYRVAVPLFVNQGDTIYINTETGEYTGRV; from the coding sequence ATGGCAATGACAGATAACCTCGTAAAAGGGATCTACCTAATGATCGATGGGAATATTCATCTCGTAGTTGAGCGAAAGTATAAGACGCAGGGTAGGCAGGGTGGACTCATTATATTGGAGATGAAAAACCTCTCAAACGGTCACAACGTAAGCAAGACCGTAAAAGCCGGTACCAAGTTTGAGACTGTCACCCCAGAGCATAAGGAGATGCAGTACCTCTATAAGGATGATGAGTCTTGCTACTTCATGGATACAGGCAGCTTTGAAACCATCGCTGTCGCAGCTGATTTTGTCGGCGATTACGCGCAATTCATGAAAGAGGGCGACAAATATGTGGTGCAGTTTTACGAAAACAAGCCGCTTTCGATCCGTACTAACCCGACTGTAGAGCTAAAGGTTACCGAGTCTGTTGATGCTGTCCGTGGCAATACAGCAAATGCGGCAACCAAGCTTGTCACTACTGAGACTGGGTATAGGGTCGCTGTGCCTTTGTTTGTTAACCAGGGGGATACTATATATATCAATACTGAGACTGGAGAGTATACAGGTAGGGTATAA
- the recF gene encoding DNA replication and repair protein RecF (All proteins in this family for which functions are known are DNA-binding proteins that assist the filamentation of RecA onto DNA for the initiation of recombination or recombinational repair.) — MIKELKLTNFRKFEKLSLIFNERVTIIYSDNAVGKSTILEAIHIITNQFSPFSSDNNEIYNIWQEEPDSHFRIEVRNKLDDDEEQLAHFQDRKSRQYFRNRAKTTRKKLTENVASVIFSPEQIEILMLSPDRRRDFIDEVIARLDPDYQDNLKILRRTLKQRNSQLKKLSKIFYESGIVRENDQQLAYWTKQFAHISSQVMQKRAETIDLLCNDLQKLIYLPSVSINILSDMVKYTELVELHLEQLQTSTKRDIAVGHSTVGAHRDDWKIMAISNEKNGVDHSQAKDVRKFGSRGEKRMAVGRLILTSHTLLQEKLGFAPTLLLDDISSELDQGNTVKILQDAISRGAQLIITTIHLEEIPEEIRDQAEVLNLSELLRD; from the coding sequence ATGATAAAAGAATTAAAACTCACCAACTTCAGAAAATTCGAAAAACTTTCATTAATTTTTAATGAAAGGGTCACGATAATCTACTCCGACAACGCGGTTGGCAAGAGCACAATTTTAGAAGCTATCCACATCATTACCAATCAGTTCTCCCCCTTCTCCTCCGACAACAACGAAATCTACAATATCTGGCAGGAGGAGCCAGACTCCCACTTCAGGATCGAGGTTCGCAATAAGCTTGACGATGATGAGGAGCAGCTTGCCCATTTCCAGGATAGAAAGAGCCGTCAGTACTTCAGAAATCGTGCAAAGACCACACGCAAAAAGCTCACTGAGAATGTCGCATCTGTAATCTTCAGCCCCGAGCAGATTGAGATCCTCATGCTCTCACCAGACCGACGCCGTGATTTCATCGACGAGGTAATAGCCAGGCTTGACCCAGACTACCAGGACAATCTTAAAATCCTTCGCCGCACACTTAAGCAGCGCAATTCTCAATTAAAGAAGCTCTCAAAGATCTTTTACGAAAGTGGCATCGTGCGAGAAAATGACCAACAGCTCGCCTACTGGACCAAGCAGTTCGCACATATCTCATCTCAAGTGATGCAGAAGCGAGCAGAAACAATCGACCTTCTATGCAACGACCTGCAAAAGCTAATCTATCTACCATCAGTAAGCATAAATATATTGAGCGACATGGTTAAGTATACTGAGCTTGTGGAATTGCACCTAGAGCAGCTTCAGACCAGCACAAAAAGAGATATAGCAGTGGGACACTCCACGGTTGGCGCACATCGCGATGATTGGAAAATCATGGCCATCAGCAATGAGAAAAATGGTGTTGATCATAGCCAGGCCAAAGATGTGCGGAAATTCGGCTCACGTGGAGAGAAACGGATGGCTGTAGGCCGTCTGATACTGACTAGTCACACTCTACTCCAGGAGAAGCTTGGCTTTGCCCCCACTCTACTTCTCGACGATATCTCATCCGAGCTAGACCAGGGCAATACTGTAAAGATATTGCAGGATGCCATATCGCGAGGTGCGCAGCTGATAATTACAACAATCCATCTTGAGGAGATACCTGAGGAGATCCGTGATCAAGCCGAGGTGCTCAATCTATCCGAGCTGCTCCGAGATTAA
- the ftsH gene encoding ATP-dependent zinc metalloprotease FtsH: MADSKSKEKGSGDIRKISKRKPSNYTIVSTVVIALLILGTWFFLDAYEPTGEEVSYNKIVKETVEGNYEKIIWQESTLILEREAEDERVGATRIHAVLPPNENFYDRMESEGVMTSELKDATFKPDVAINIADIITLVLLGVGIFLIYSMIKGMQSSGGRFMDFGQSKARLIFGKRTGITFNDVAGIEEVKEELIEIVEFLKHPKKFLAIGARIPKGVLLVGPPGTGKTLLAKAVAGEAGVPFFHTSGSEFEEMLVGAGASRVRDLFAKAKKASPCIIFIDEIDAVAKKRGTVVHSGASEQTLNQILVEMDGLESRENVIVLAATNRPDVLDPAILRPGRFDRSVTVHMPDYDGRLQILKVHAKNKKFAADADLERIAKKTIGYSGADLENLLNEAAIAAAKDDRKEISHSDLTEAYLKVRLGRQRKSTRSEEDHKRVAYHEAGHAVVAKLTPHTDPVDKISILSRGSSGGVTVYVPEDDRMMITKDRMLSMIKSSVAGRAAEEVFLGSITTGASSDISQATQVARAMVQRYGMSDKLGFVQYGDPEESAMMGYQYGGLKDHSDHTSRLIDEEVKGIIDEALNYARKVLKDNREVVETLVKLLLEKEEIDRDEFNSLFN; the protein is encoded by the coding sequence GTGGCAGATTCAAAGAGTAAAGAAAAGGGGAGTGGGGATATACGGAAGATTTCAAAGCGAAAGCCTTCAAATTATACAATTGTCTCAACAGTTGTTATTGCGCTACTAATCTTGGGTACATGGTTCTTCCTTGATGCATACGAGCCAACCGGCGAAGAGGTCTCATACAATAAGATTGTAAAAGAGACCGTAGAAGGTAATTACGAGAAGATTATCTGGCAGGAGAGTACATTGATCCTTGAGCGTGAGGCAGAGGATGAGCGAGTCGGTGCAACCAGGATCCATGCCGTGCTTCCACCAAATGAGAACTTCTACGACCGAATGGAGTCTGAAGGTGTGATGACTAGCGAGCTGAAGGATGCGACTTTTAAGCCTGATGTAGCGATCAATATCGCTGACATTATTACCCTTGTGCTGCTAGGTGTTGGAATCTTCTTGATCTACTCAATGATTAAGGGGATGCAGAGCTCTGGTGGTAGATTTATGGATTTTGGTCAGAGCAAGGCTCGTTTGATCTTCGGCAAGCGAACAGGTATTACATTTAATGATGTAGCAGGAATTGAAGAGGTCAAAGAAGAGCTGATTGAAATTGTTGAATTCCTCAAGCATCCAAAGAAATTTCTCGCGATCGGGGCAAGGATACCTAAGGGTGTTCTACTTGTAGGTCCTCCGGGAACTGGTAAGACTTTGCTCGCCAAGGCAGTGGCAGGTGAGGCAGGTGTGCCATTTTTCCATACCTCAGGCTCTGAGTTTGAAGAGATGCTTGTTGGAGCTGGTGCATCGAGAGTCCGCGACCTTTTCGCAAAAGCTAAGAAGGCTTCTCCATGTATCATATTTATCGACGAAATCGATGCCGTGGCTAAGAAACGGGGAACTGTAGTACATTCTGGGGCTAGCGAGCAAACATTGAACCAGATATTGGTTGAGATGGACGGACTTGAGAGTAGGGAGAATGTAATTGTGCTAGCCGCAACTAACCGTCCAGATGTGCTTGATCCAGCTATCTTGAGGCCTGGTCGATTTGATAGGAGTGTGACTGTGCATATGCCTGATTATGATGGAAGGCTCCAGATTTTGAAGGTCCACGCCAAGAATAAGAAATTTGCCGCAGATGCTGATCTCGAGAGGATCGCCAAGAAAACGATCGGCTATTCAGGGGCTGATCTTGAGAACCTACTAAATGAGGCTGCTATCGCAGCCGCAAAAGATGATCGCAAAGAGATTTCTCATAGTGATCTGACTGAGGCATACCTCAAGGTGAGGCTCGGCCGACAGCGAAAGAGTACCAGAAGCGAGGAAGACCATAAGCGAGTTGCATATCATGAGGCTGGGCACGCAGTTGTTGCCAAGCTCACTCCACATACCGACCCTGTCGACAAGATCTCTATCCTGTCGCGAGGCTCGTCTGGTGGTGTGACAGTGTATGTCCCTGAAGATGATCGAATGATGATCACAAAAGATAGAATGCTCTCGATGATCAAGTCGAGTGTTGCCGGCCGTGCAGCAGAAGAGGTGTTCTTGGGTAGTATCACAACCGGTGCATCAAGTGACATCAGTCAGGCTACTCAGGTAGCAAGGGCAATGGTTCAGCGATACGGTATGAGTGATAAGCTCGGTTTTGTACAGTATGGTGACCCTGAAGAATCAGCAATGATGGGCTACCAGTATGGTGGCTTGAAGGATCATAGTGACCATACTTCGCGATTGATTGATGAAGAGGTAAAGGGAATTATTGACGAGGCATTGAACTATGCCCGCAAGGTGCTTAAGGATAATCGTGAAGTCGTAGAGACATTGGTTAAGCTTTTGCTAGAGAAGGAAGAGATTGATAGGGACGAGTTCAATAGCTTGTTTAATTAA
- a CDS encoding tyrosine-type recombinase/integrase: MGSIKNPQFKTHHDSFINDLKGKGRSDATVIAYSKDIEQLLNFFSTRGISSLNNTSIEDLEAFKRDLEDNNYTPKSVSRKINSTRTFYKYLLDNGQISDNPSEKLAHPKFEVKPPRILTEMEYRALRDVSRVDLRLYSIVEVLLQTGIRIGELAALTIHDVKESNSGIKYLYIAPQGSHPARKVPLNKSANKAIQEYLKVRPESDEDTLYITKNGRPLLVRNIRTTIDKAFEKAGIKNAKVNDLRNTFIAHHLSNGVSLVTVSKLVGHKRLSTTEKYLNLIKKNGEEQEKSLQDL; this comes from the coding sequence ATGGGATCAATAAAGAACCCTCAATTTAAAACCCACCACGACAGCTTCATAAACGACCTCAAAGGAAAGGGTCGGTCGGACGCCACAGTTATCGCTTACTCAAAGGATATTGAGCAGCTTTTAAATTTCTTTTCTACAAGAGGTATTTCATCGCTGAACAATACCAGCATCGAGGATCTCGAAGCCTTTAAAAGAGACCTAGAGGATAATAACTATACACCCAAGAGTGTTTCAAGAAAGATTAACAGCACCCGCACATTCTACAAGTACCTCTTAGACAACGGACAGATCAGCGACAATCCATCTGAGAAGCTTGCTCACCCAAAATTTGAGGTAAAGCCACCACGAATCCTTACAGAGATGGAGTATCGAGCACTCCGCGACGTAAGCCGAGTAGACCTCCGACTCTACTCTATTGTAGAGGTGCTTTTGCAGACCGGCATCCGCATCGGAGAGCTGGCAGCACTCACAATTCACGACGTCAAAGAATCAAACAGCGGCATCAAATATCTATATATCGCTCCACAGGGCAGCCACCCAGCACGCAAGGTCCCATTGAATAAGTCGGCAAACAAAGCAATCCAAGAATATCTGAAGGTACGACCTGAATCAGATGAAGATACGCTCTACATCACAAAGAATGGTCGCCCCCTACTCGTCCGCAACATTCGTACTACGATTGATAAGGCATTTGAGAAGGCTGGCATCAAGAACGCAAAGGTTAATGACCTTCGCAACACCTTTATTGCCCACCACCTATCAAATGGTGTAAGCTTGGTCACAGTTTCAAAGCTTGTTGGTCATAAGCGTCTCTCAACAACTGAGAAGTACCTGAATCTCATCAAGAAGAATGGTGAGGAGCAGGAGAAGAGCCTTCAGGATCTTTAG
- the lepA gene encoding translation elongation factor 4, whose product MKQELIRNFSIIAHIDHGKSTLADRILEHTLHMKIKEKKVERVLDTLDLEQEKGITIKLQAARMSWKGHELNLIDTPGHVDFSYEVSRSLAACEGALLLVDAGQGIQAQTISNTRKALDLGLTLIPVINKIDIPGADIEARVQELHELLGFNEDEILKVSGKTGQGVEELLDHIIEVCPPPKGDSDAPMKALIFDSFYDEHKGVVVAIRMVDGKIGHEGEAYGSLNALPKLHILQKQETFIPTEIGVFAPNLEEISMLEAGEVGYIATGMKDIKYFAVGDTISTTSDVEALPGYKTPKPNVFATFFPVESDEYEVLKVALNKLALNDAALTFADQRSNLLGSGFRCGFLGLLHMEIVQERLEREYDVNLIITAPTVEYQITKNSGEDIVIQTPQELPDPSEIREIREPWVQLKIFTPYKYIGVLMELCSRYRGNYINTKYLTESSSMKSLDNQYITLEFDIPLASLISNFFDQMKNLSSGYASMEYELIDFFPVDLVKVAVLVHHEEVPALSFLETRDRARGRAVKLLEIMKEVIPRQQFQVPIQAAIGAKIIAREDIRAFRKDVTGKLYGGDYSRKKKLLEKQKKGKKRLKQIGQVNIPQEAFLAILKT is encoded by the coding sequence ATGAAACAGGAACTGATAAGAAATTTCTCAATAATAGCCCACATTGACCATGGTAAGTCTACGCTTGCCGACCGAATCCTTGAGCACACACTGCACATGAAGATCAAAGAGAAGAAGGTCGAAAGGGTCTTAGATACGCTCGATCTGGAGCAAGAGAAAGGCATCACCATCAAATTACAGGCCGCACGTATGTCCTGGAAAGGTCACGAGCTAAACCTAATCGACACACCGGGCCATGTCGACTTCTCATATGAAGTCTCTCGATCATTGGCAGCATGCGAGGGGGCACTACTTCTGGTCGATGCTGGCCAAGGAATCCAGGCACAGACCATCTCAAACACTCGAAAGGCTCTTGATCTAGGGTTAACTCTCATCCCGGTAATCAACAAAATCGACATCCCTGGGGCTGATATAGAGGCGCGAGTGCAGGAGCTTCATGAACTTTTGGGATTTAATGAAGATGAAATATTAAAGGTATCAGGAAAAACCGGACAAGGTGTTGAAGAGCTACTGGACCACATTATCGAGGTATGTCCCCCACCAAAAGGCGATTCAGATGCACCGATGAAGGCTTTGATCTTCGATTCTTTCTACGACGAGCATAAAGGTGTCGTAGTAGCTATCCGTATGGTAGATGGAAAGATTGGCCATGAGGGCGAGGCTTATGGAAGCCTAAATGCCTTACCAAAGCTACATATTTTACAGAAGCAGGAAACATTTATCCCAACAGAGATCGGTGTGTTCGCACCAAATCTCGAGGAGATTAGCATGCTGGAAGCTGGTGAGGTTGGATATATAGCCACGGGTATGAAAGATATTAAATATTTTGCCGTGGGTGATACGATCTCGACAACCTCTGATGTTGAGGCGCTTCCGGGCTACAAGACACCAAAGCCGAATGTGTTCGCCACATTCTTCCCTGTTGAGTCTGATGAGTACGAGGTACTCAAAGTAGCACTGAACAAGTTGGCACTAAACGATGCAGCTCTCACATTCGCCGACCAGCGCTCAAATCTGCTTGGATCCGGCTTCAGGTGCGGATTCCTGGGTCTCCTACATATGGAGATAGTCCAGGAACGGCTTGAGCGCGAGTACGATGTGAATCTGATCATTACAGCTCCTACCGTTGAGTACCAGATCACTAAGAACAGCGGCGAGGATATCGTAATACAGACTCCACAAGAATTGCCTGATCCATCGGAGATACGAGAGATTCGCGAGCCGTGGGTGCAATTAAAGATCTTCACACCTTATAAATATATCGGCGTACTGATGGAACTGTGCTCTAGGTACCGCGGAAATTACATCAACACCAAGTATCTGACCGAAAGCAGTTCAATGAAAAGCCTTGATAACCAGTACATCACGTTGGAATTTGATATCCCGCTTGCCTCATTGATTTCAAATTTCTTCGACCAGATGAAGAATCTCTCAAGCGGATATGCGTCGATGGAGTACGAATTGATCGATTTCTTCCCTGTTGATCTTGTAAAAGTAGCCGTGCTAGTCCACCACGAGGAGGTGCCGGCATTAAGCTTCCTAGAGACCCGTGATAGAGCTCGTGGACGTGCAGTGAAGCTGCTTGAGATAATGAAGGAGGTGATCCCCCGCCAGCAGTTCCAGGTGCCAATCCAGGCCGCAATCGGCGCTAAGATCATAGCGCGTGAGGATATTCGTGCATTCCGCAAAGATGTGACCGGGAAACTGTATGGTGGCGACTACTCGCGTAAGAAGAAGCTACTTGAGAAACAGAAGAAGGGTAAGAAGCGATTGAAGCAGATAGGCCAGGTGAATATCCCGCAAGAGGCCTTTCTTGCTATACTGAAGACATAA
- a CDS encoding ribonuclease H-like domain-containing protein → MIFLDIETQNDWTSGDAFQIKDMKISYTGVIDSATGKSYDFWESDMEKLGEMLKGADKIVHYNGFTFDMPVIANYLGEDVMNLPQIDLMVAIQKKIGFRPKLDDVANATLGHGKNGSGADAVRYWVSGDLESLKKYCLQDVKVTMELYDYGVEHGVIKYYDRSGFLKEAEIDWSLGEKQGVVVDDQNLSLF, encoded by the coding sequence ATGATTTTTCTTGATATTGAAACACAAAATGACTGGACAAGCGGCGATGCCTTTCAGATCAAAGACATGAAGATCTCCTACACAGGGGTAATCGATTCTGCGACGGGCAAGAGTTACGACTTCTGGGAATCGGACATGGAAAAGCTGGGGGAGATGCTGAAAGGTGCAGATAAGATAGTCCACTACAACGGATTTACATTCGACATGCCGGTTATCGCCAACTACCTTGGCGAGGATGTCATGAATTTGCCGCAGATAGATCTGATGGTGGCAATTCAGAAGAAGATTGGCTTCCGGCCTAAATTAGACGACGTCGCCAATGCAACACTTGGCCACGGCAAGAACGGGAGTGGGGCTGATGCAGTGCGCTACTGGGTATCCGGCGACCTTGAGAGCCTCAAGAAATACTGCCTGCAAGATGTGAAAGTCACCATGGAGCTTTATGACTATGGCGTAGAGCATGGGGTAATCAAATATTATGATAGAAGCGGGTTCCTGAAAGAGGCCGAGATCGATTGGTCGCTCGGAGAAAAGCAGGGAGTTGTCGTAGATGATCAGAACCTTAGCCTGTTCTAG